From Trichocoleus sp. FACHB-46:
TAATGGCTTGATAATCCCCTGTTTCCTCTCGCCGCTTCAGCCACAGGTCTAGGGTGTTGCGACTGATATTAAACATGCGACAGACGTCGCTTTTGCCTTCTCCACTC
This genomic window contains:
- a CDS encoding helix-turn-helix domain-containing protein, which translates into the protein MPVPYSYDLRQKAIEAFQSGEGKSDVCRMFNISRNTLDLWLKRREETGDYQAI